One genomic segment of Planktothrix serta PCC 8927 includes these proteins:
- a CDS encoding type II toxin-antitoxin system VapC family toxin — translation MKNIYFLDTSYILALEIINEDAHKKVLQNWVALASSKPFLVTTTYIFDEVVTFFNSRNFHYKAVEVGNRLLESRDIELIEIDRTFFNQGWQYFQKHKDKSYSLTDCLSFIVMEEREIVTALTLDHHFIQAGFQILPS, via the coding sequence ATGAAAAATATCTATTTTTTAGATACCAGCTATATTTTAGCTCTGGAAATAATAAATGAAGACGCTCATAAAAAAGTATTACAAAATTGGGTGGCTTTAGCAAGCTCCAAACCTTTTTTAGTAACCACAACATACATTTTTGATGAAGTCGTAACTTTTTTTAATAGTCGCAACTTTCATTATAAAGCAGTTGAAGTTGGTAATCGTCTCTTGGAAAGTCGTGATATAGAGTTAATAGAGATTGATCGGACTTTCTTTAATCAGGGATGGCAATATTTTCAAAAGCATAAAGACAAATCTTATTCCCTCACTGATTGTTTATCATTTATCGTTATGGAAGAACGAGAGATTGTTACAGCTTTAACCTTAGATCATCATTTTATTCAAGCTGGATTTCAAATTTTACCATCATAA
- a CDS encoding GTP-binding protein, translated as MNTHFNQARSSLKQTLARYHHLRRQRRSSHPELQATLQKQLEVLSTNLEKLEQGLIRIAVFGLVSRGKSAVLNGLLGEKILQTGPLNGVTQWPRSVRWSVPLSHIEEPNRIDNIEDLNPILVELIDTPGLDEVAGQVRGDMAKEVTRQADLILFVVSGDLTRTEYDALLELQTAHKPLIIVFNKIDLYTEIEQDKIYRNLQQLAKIPNPELDQFSSSTEIDIPQHSTPFEIVKVSAEPAPVKLRIEWPDGHITYEWESPPPQIDELKHILLKLLNREGRSLLALNALVQAREAERIIARQSIQLQAAEAEELIWKFTRYKALAVALNPIAILDVLGATISDLILIRSLSRLYGLPMTSYEAGKLWKKILLSSGGLLLAEMGSGWILGFGKSAAGLATDLANYAGIAITQASISAYLTYTVGQAAQVYLEKGCTWGENGIDTTIKEILNQVNRDSFITQLKQEIEGNSQPII; from the coding sequence ATGAATACTCATTTTAATCAAGCTCGTTCTAGTTTAAAACAAACCTTGGCGCGTTATCACCATTTACGACGTCAACGGCGGAGTTCTCATCCTGAATTACAAGCGACATTACAAAAACAGTTAGAAGTCTTATCAACGAATTTAGAAAAGCTGGAACAGGGGTTAATTAGAATTGCGGTATTTGGGTTAGTGAGTCGGGGAAAATCGGCAGTTTTAAATGGGTTATTAGGGGAAAAAATTCTCCAAACAGGCCCCTTAAATGGCGTGACACAATGGCCCCGTTCTGTGCGTTGGAGTGTACCTTTATCTCATATTGAAGAACCCAACCGGATTGATAATATTGAAGACCTAAATCCGATTTTAGTTGAGTTAATTGATACCCCTGGATTAGATGAAGTCGCCGGACAAGTTCGGGGGGACATGGCAAAGGAAGTAACTCGCCAAGCGGATTTAATTTTATTTGTGGTATCGGGGGATTTAACCCGAACGGAATATGATGCCCTTTTAGAATTACAAACTGCTCATAAACCGTTAATTATTGTGTTTAATAAAATTGATTTATATACGGAAATAGAACAGGATAAAATTTATCGAAATTTACAACAATTAGCCAAAATTCCAAACCCAGAATTAGATCAGTTTTCTTCGTCTACTGAGATAGATATTCCTCAACATTCAACCCCATTTGAAATTGTTAAAGTATCAGCCGAACCCGCACCTGTAAAACTGAGAATTGAATGGCCGGACGGTCATATAACTTATGAATGGGAGTCTCCACCGCCCCAAATTGATGAATTAAAACACATTCTTTTAAAGTTATTAAATCGAGAAGGGCGATCGCTTTTAGCGTTAAATGCGTTAGTTCAAGCAAGAGAAGCAGAACGTATTATTGCGCGTCAAAGTATTCAATTACAAGCGGCGGAAGCGGAAGAATTAATCTGGAAATTTACGCGCTATAAAGCCTTAGCTGTAGCGTTAAATCCGATTGCGATTTTAGATGTTTTGGGTGCAACGATTAGCGATTTGATTTTAATTCGTTCCTTATCTCGTTTATATGGTTTACCGATGACCAGTTATGAAGCGGGGAAATTATGGAAAAAAATTCTATTGAGTTCGGGAGGATTATTATTAGCAGAAATGGGAAGCGGTTGGATATTAGGATTTGGTAAAAGTGCCGCAGGGTTAGCAACGGATCTCGCTAATTATGCGGGAATTGCGATTACTCAAGCGTCTATTTCTGCCTATTTAACCTATACGGTGGGTCAGGCGGCGCAAGTGTATTTAGAAAAGGGCTGTACTTGGGGTGAAAATGGGATTGATACGACGATTAAAGAGATTCTAAATCAAGTTAATCGAGATAGTTTTATTACGCAATTAAAGCAGGAAATTGAAGGCAATTCTCAACCTATCATTTAG
- a CDS encoding DUF4359 domain-containing protein — MKLDTIQSKPSSGYIGKGAIILTILAGTMAFTNPPREEYLNYASDQLSAEIKKSICQESQVPEFLKGLSNTLVNTCNTLVTTQRNLIKDTIDKSTTRQNTVLFSVYTTEIAGYKYQTLGGFGNFLTFPTKDPKTSQSTSK; from the coding sequence ATGAAACTTGACACTATTCAATCTAAACCGTCTTCAGGTTATATCGGTAAAGGTGCAATTATACTCACGATTTTAGCAGGAACAATGGCATTTACTAATCCTCCGCGAGAAGAATATCTCAATTATGCTTCTGATCAATTATCCGCAGAAATTAAAAAATCGATTTGTCAAGAGTCCCAAGTCCCGGAATTTTTAAAAGGACTTTCTAATACATTAGTCAATACTTGTAATACCTTAGTTACCACCCAACGCAACTTAATTAAAGATACGATTGATAAATCTACAACTCGACAAAATACGGTTTTATTTAGTGTTTATACCACCGAGATTGCCGGATATAAATATCAAACATTAGGAGGGTTTGGCAATTTTCTAACCTTTCCCACAAAAGACCCTAAAACCTCTCAATCTACCTCTAAATGA
- a CDS encoding DUF2273 domain-containing protein: protein MTTPALSPAQANLKLALWQVDADSMSSSDLFVWLNDSGLPLEVTTRLHQLVTYTKKAGHKVIAIGKIILIKIIEFVQANPNLVMGMAVGAAVGILGYSVPFLGPLLGPITTALGVTIGAISGHRLDQGHRQSDGITGVTQSLIEIAQKFFKLFIVRTTKTTEKRN from the coding sequence ATGACAACGCCAGCCTTATCTCCCGCCCAAGCTAACTTAAAATTAGCTCTCTGGCAAGTCGATGCAGATTCCATGAGTAGCAGTGATTTGTTTGTTTGGTTAAATGATAGCGGTTTACCTTTAGAAGTGACAACTCGTCTGCATCAACTTGTTACCTATACAAAAAAAGCTGGTCATAAAGTAATTGCAATTGGCAAAATTATTCTGATTAAAATTATCGAATTTGTGCAAGCTAATCCAAATTTAGTTATGGGAATGGCTGTGGGTGCGGCGGTAGGAATTTTAGGATATTCGGTTCCTTTTTTGGGCCCATTGTTAGGCCCTATTACCACTGCATTAGGGGTGACTATTGGTGCGATCTCAGGTCATCGCTTAGATCAAGGACATCGCCAATCTGACGGTATTACGGGAGTAACTCAAAGTCTGATTGAAATTGCTCAAAAATTCTTTAAGCTATTCATTGTTAGAACAACTAAAACAACAGAAAAAAGAAATTGA